The following proteins are encoded in a genomic region of Mycolicibacterium rutilum:
- a CDS encoding GntR family transcriptional regulator encodes MANLGDWVRIDQRTSGALFDQLRTQIIDGVRDGRLPPGTRLPTVRELAGQLGLAVNTVARAYRELEAAGIVETRGRFGTFIARADPADEAMAAAAHTFVSAAKALGIDKAGALRYVEMAFD; translated from the coding sequence GTGGCCAACTTGGGGGATTGGGTACGCATCGATCAGCGCACGTCAGGCGCCTTGTTCGACCAGCTCAGGACGCAGATCATCGACGGCGTGCGCGACGGCAGGCTGCCGCCGGGAACCAGGTTGCCCACCGTGCGGGAACTGGCCGGTCAGCTCGGCCTCGCGGTGAACACGGTCGCGCGGGCCTACCGGGAACTCGAGGCCGCCGGCATCGTCGAGACCCGCGGCCGGTTCGGCACGTTCATCGCCCGCGCCGACCCGGCGGACGAGGCGATGGCCGCGGCCGCGCACACCTTCGTGTCGGCGGCCAAGGCGCTCGGAATCGACAAGGCCGGCGCGCTGCGCTACGTCGAGATGGCGTTCGATTAA
- a CDS encoding class I SAM-dependent methyltransferase: MTLQVRATEARRPDALIDDPMAITLADSIDFDYAKFGSSRRQDMAVRSMAFDKETRRYLGDHPRATVVALAEGLQTSFYRLDAAGVGHEFRWLTVDLPPMVELRQKLLPPSDRIRMLAQSALDFSWMDQVDASDGVFITAEGLLMYLQPDEALGLIGECARRFPGGRMMFDLPPAWFARLISRGLLRPSLSYRVPPMPFSMTPSQVANLVNEIPGIRAVHDVPLPPGRGAALNAALWTMQRLPLFDPVRPVFTLLEFG, encoded by the coding sequence ATGACGCTGCAGGTACGTGCCACCGAGGCGCGCCGCCCGGACGCCCTCATCGACGATCCGATGGCGATCACGCTCGCCGACTCGATCGACTTCGACTACGCGAAGTTCGGCTCGTCGCGCCGCCAGGACATGGCCGTGCGGTCGATGGCGTTCGACAAGGAGACGCGCCGCTATCTCGGCGACCACCCGCGCGCGACGGTGGTGGCGCTCGCCGAGGGCCTGCAGACCAGCTTCTACCGCCTCGACGCCGCCGGCGTCGGCCACGAATTCCGTTGGCTGACAGTGGATTTGCCGCCCATGGTGGAGCTTCGCCAGAAGCTGCTGCCGCCGTCGGACCGGATTCGGATGCTGGCCCAGTCGGCGCTGGACTTCAGCTGGATGGACCAGGTGGACGCTTCCGACGGCGTGTTCATCACCGCCGAGGGGCTGCTGATGTACCTGCAGCCCGACGAAGCGCTGGGGTTGATCGGCGAATGCGCGCGCCGCTTCCCCGGCGGCCGGATGATGTTCGACCTGCCGCCCGCGTGGTTCGCCCGGCTGATCAGCCGGGGCCTGCTGCGGCCGTCGCTGAGCTACCGGGTGCCGCCGATGCCGTTCTCCATGACCCCGTCGCAGGTCGCCAACCTGGTCAACGAGATCCCGGGGATCCGCGCCGTGCACGACGTGCCGCTGCCGCCCGGCCGGGGCGCGGCACTGAACGCGGCGCTGTGGACGATGCAGCGCCTTCCGCTGTTCGACCCGGTCCGGCCGGTGTTCACACTGCTCGAGTTCGGTTAA